Within the Candidatus Woesearchaeota archaeon genome, the region GCAAAAATGGGAGAATCTTTCTTCCAACAACTAATGGTTGGCATATTAATAGCACTGCTCTTTATGGGCATAGTCGTTTTTCTATACTTCAGAACAATAATACCAAGCGCAGCAGTAATACTTGCAGCAATATCAGACATAATTGTAACAATAGCAATAACAGACTTATTTGGTATGAAAATAGGCGTAGCAGGAATAACAGCGCTACTGATGCTAATAGGATATTCAGTAGACACAGACATACTACTAAGCTCCAGAGTACTAAAAAATAAAGAAGGAACTGTCTACAAAAGAACAATAGATTCAATGAAAACTGGAATTACCATGACTGTAACAACAATGGCCGCTATAATAGTGACCTTAATAATGGCTCATTTAAATTCAATAGGAGAACTAACTGAAATAATGACAATCATATTAATAGGTCTGTTAGTAGACCTAATAAATACTTGGTTACAAAACGCAAGCATACTAAGATGGTATATGGAAAGGAAAGAAAAAAATGAACAAAATTAAAAAAATATTCACAAACAAAAGAATACTAATACTACTCGCGTTCCTAATAATATCAGTAATACTAATACAACCAGGATTCTCAGAACAAGGTGTAGCAATAAGAAGCGTGCAAAAAGACAGCGCGGCAGCACAAGCATTCCCAACACCAATATTGAGCCCGCCGCAAACAACAAAACCTATGGGTCGAGAAGTAATACTAAGTGTAAACGACCAACCAATAAACACAATAAAAGAATACTACGATTCAATAGAACAATTTCAAATAAACGACACATTCACAATAAAAACAAACAAAAAAACATATTTCATAACAATAAACCCCCTAATTAATTTAACACTAACAAACGAAACAGAAACAACACTAATAAACAGAACAACTGTAAACGAAACTACAAACGAAACAATAACAGAAGAAATAGAAACAGAAAAACCAGTATATAAAGAAGAAATAATAGGAAAACAAGATATAGGAATAACAGTATACGACCGTCCGACTAGTAACGTAAAAAAAGGTCTAGACTTAGAAGGGGGAACCAGAGTACTACTAAAACCACAAGAAGAAATAAATGATGAAGACATGGACATAATAGTAGAAAATATAAAACAAAGACTAAACGTTTTTGGAGTCAGCGATATAACTGTAAGGCCGACAAGAGATTTCTTTGGAAACCAATTCATATCTGTAGAAATAGCAGGAACAAACGAGGATCAAATAAAAGAGCTATTAACACAACAAGGAGAATTCCAAGCAAAAATAGGACAAATAACAGTATTTGAAGGCGGAAATAAAGACATACTAAATGTGTGCAGAACGAGTCAATGCTCATTCATAGATCCAATAAATACCTGTCAACAAACAACAGACGGAACGTACTTCTGCGGATTTTGGTTCCAAATAACACTAAGTCAAATAGCAGCAGAAAGGCAAGCAGATGCAACAAGAGATCTAGGAATAATTCCAAGTTCCTCTGGACAAAATTACCTAACAGAAAATCTGTCATTAATATTAGATGGAGAAAAAGTAGATGAACTAAGCATAAGCTCCGGACTAAAAGGGCTAGCAACAACTCAAATAAGAATATCAGGTTCAGGACAAGGAACTTCACAAAAAAGTGCGAGCGAAAATGCAAAAGAAGAAATGAAAAGACTCCAAACATTACTCATAACAGGATCTTTACCTGTAAAACTAGAAATAGCAAATGTAAATACCGTAAGCGCGATATTAGGAAAAGACTTTACAAAAACCGCTATGAATACAGGACTACTAGCAATACTGGCAGTAATAATAGTTGTAGCAATAAGATACAGAGAACCAAGAATAAGCATACCTATGGCAATAACGATGCTATCAGAAGTAATAATTTTGCTAGGATTTGCAGCATTTATAGGTTGGAATATAGACATAGTAGCAATAGCTGCAATAATAATTGCTGTAGGAAGCGGAGTAGATGATCAAATAGTTATAACGGACGAAACACTAGGAAGAAGAAAAAACAAAGACGAAACAATAGATTGGAAAGCTAGAATGAAACGAGCATTCTTCATAATAATGGCAGCATACTTTACACTCGTAGTAGCAATGATCCCTCTTATGTTTGCAGGTGCAGGACTTTTGATGGGATTCGCAATAACAACCATAGCCGGAGTAACAATAGGTGTTCTAATAACAAGGCCTGCATTTGCAGCAATACTTGAAATACTTCTTGAAAAATAAAAATGAATCCAGAACAACTATATGAAAAAGTAAAAAAAACAGTAGATGAAGCAAATAAAATAAGAGTATCCCGAAACAAAAAAATAATAGAAAATTTGCAACTAAAAAAAGTAAACCAAAAAGAATTTCTAATAACAATAGATACGCCTGAGAGCAAACACATATTCATAAAATATTTACCGCAATACACAGATCAAGAAAACATAACACACAAAGGAAAAATTATAGATATACAAAATAATATAAACACGAATGAAGAAAACCACGAAAAATATTTAATAATTCTAAAAGAATCACTTCTATAAAATAAATATTTTTAAAGAAGAACTCACTTTTATAATACAAATATAACAGGGCTTGTGGTCTAGTGGCTATGACGTCCGCCTGACTCGCGGGAGATCCCCAGTTCGATTCTGGGCGAGCCCATAAAAAACCAAAACAAGAGGGGGCAAAAATGGAAGAAAAAACAACCAAATTAAGTGAAAAAACACAAAATACGCACAGAGCAATAGAATCACTACGAGAAGAAATAGAAGCAGTAGATTTCTACAATCAAAGAGCAGATGCATGCACTGACGAAGAACTAAAAAAAATATTAATACACAACGCAGATGAAGAAAAAGAACACTTTGCAATGTTATTAGAATGGATTAGAAGACAAGATTCTCAACTAGAAAAAGAACTGAAAGAAACACTATTTAAAAACGGACCAATAACAGGGCAACACTAAAAAACAAAAACGAATAAAACATCAAAAATGAGAATAGGAATAGACATAGATGAAGTGCTAGCAGATCTAATACCTCAAGTACTAATATACTTCAACAAAAAAGAAAATACGAACCACGAAAAAGAAAACATAAAAAAATTTGATTTATCACATTTGTGGAAAACAACAAAAAATGACACCATTCAAAAAATATATGAATTCTACCAAAGCAAAGAATTTGAACAAACAAAACCAGTAAAAGACAGCCAAAAAATAATAAAAAAATTAACAAAAAAACATGAACTATATGCAATAACAGCAAGACCTGAATTAACAAAAGAAAAAACAGTTAATTGGATAAAAAAACATCATCCAAACATGTTCAAAGAAATACACTTCTCAAATGATTTAGTTCAAACCACCAAAAAAAACAAAACACAAATATGTAAAAGCCTAAAAATACAAGTAATGATTGAAGACAATCTAAACTACGCAAAAAAAATAGCAAAAACAGGCACAAAAATACTGCTGTTGAACCAACCATGGAATCAAACAAAGAAATTACCAGAAAACATAGTTCGTGTCAAAAACTGGAAAGAAATAGAACAAAAATTAACGAAAATCACTACTGTTAAAACATCTTAAACTAAAAAAACATCAACAACATAAATACAAATGCAATTTCAAATGAAACAACAACTTAAAAATTTCTTTTTTGCTCTTCACACTCAATCTGATCAATTAAATCATCAAACAACAAAGAACAATCTTTGCTGCTAACATCAACAAAAGATCCTCCTAAATAAACAAACGTTCTCATAAAAAACCACCTCAATCTAAAAAGATGATACTCTTATTAAAACTAAATGAAATAAAAATATAGAAAACAAACACATAAAAAAAAGAAAAAATTAAGAACCTATTTTTTCACTAAGAAATAAATAGTATACAAAGCTGACAAACCAACCAAAATATATACTATGGTTCCTATAACTGGTGCCCAACTATTGAAAATAGCAGCTACTAAATCAAAATTAAACAAGCCAACAAGTAGCCAATTTAAACCGCCAACTATCAACAAAATCAAAGCTATCCAATCTAACGTTGTTTTTTTAGCCATTTAATCACCCCTGACCTAAAATTGTGTTGTTGAATATTTAAATTTTATGGCAAAAAACAAAAAAATCACTTCTTTTTCTTCCTACGCTTAGGTTTATCTTTGCCATAAAAATTTCTAATAAAAGAGCCAAAAGCCATAATGCTCAAAATAACCCAAATCAAAACTCCTAAAATAGGAATTAAAATAACTACCATAAAAATGATGGAACCCAAAAACATCTTAACATATTTATAATCTTCAGAAGTAAATAATCTAATAAGTAAACCTCCAAGATACCAAGCACCAACAACACCACTTAATAAAAACAAAATGCCGTAGACCGCAAATAAAATAAAACTAAGAGGTAAACCAACAACACTAAATAAAAGGGCGAATCCTACAACAGGGATTAAAATGATGCTTGCTAATCCAATCAAAAAAGAATAAAGAGGTCTTTGCATCAAAGTAACATTTAATCTACTAGAAAAATCTCTAGAAACAAGTAAAAATACAACGCCTGTAACAAAAATGGTCACCAAAGTCAAAAACCACTCAAAAATTCCGAAAGTATACTTACTAAAATCCGATAAAAATCCTTCATAAGTAAAATTATAAACATCTCCTTTGACAAGAGAATTATCAATAACAAGATTATCACTCAAATATACATCTCCCAAAAATAAAGAATTCTCATCAACACTCAAATAACGAGCATTAACATAAACATCATCACTAAAAACGCCATTAAGAACAACATTTTCTCCATCAATCTTTACAGAACCATCATAATTACCATTAAGATTAATTCGTAGAGCATTAATCCAAACTGTCCCTCCCACATCAGCGGACTCCTCAAAAACAACAGATTCAGCAAAAGTTAAAACTTCCTTAAATACGGTGCCAGAGACAACTAAATCCCCACCTATAAATCTCAAATCTCCACCAATATTACCTATAATTAAAGCATTCTCTGTCAAACCAACAAAATCATCATTAATTGTGCCATTTAAAAGAATATTTCCTGAAAGAGCATATAAATCACCTAAAACATCTTCCTGAACAACTAAATCATCAGAAATAACATATAGATTATCTCTAAAAGAATCATTAACATTAAATGAAGACTCAACAACAAAATTATCTGCGCTTAAAGCAGAAACACTATTCGCTAAAATCAGCATCAGTAATATAAACATTAATTTCTTCATGAAATCACCCTCCCCAATATGAAAAATATAAACGCCCCTCTCTTAAATATTTTTTCATTCTATAGTGGTTTCATTTATAAAGGTGCAATTAGCTTCAATAGAGAAAATATATTCGAAAAGTATATAAACCAGAAAAACAAGGAATGAATTATGAGAAGAGGAAGACCAATAGGTAGCCCTGTAAGACAAAACATAATAGAAATATTGTATTTCCTCGGAAATGCGCATGGATATCACATATATAAAATATACAAACAAATATTTCCTAAAATAACTCTTAGAGGAATATACTACCATTTAAAAAAAGGAATAGAACTAGGAGAACTACAAATAGATGAAGTTCAAAAAGAATCAGGAACTTATTCTTGGGGCTCTGAAGCAGAAAAAACATACTACAAAATAGGGCCTAAAGCTAAACCAAAAGCAGATCCGCGAGTAAAAGTGTTTTTAGAGACACAAAACACAAAAAAATGATACTTCTTGAAAGTAACAAAATATTTATAAATTAAAAATTTATTCTTGTTAAAAAAATAAAAGAACAAAACAACACTAAAGACAAACCACACATAAATACTAACTCATATAATAAAAACTACCAAATAAATAACCCATCTAACATCAAAACTACCAAACCAATCAAAAAACGCAATAAAACCAAAAAAATTACAGAAAAAAACTGAAAATCTGAGAATGATACAAATAACAGAAGAAATATACAGATTGTATCAAATACAACATTTAGACTTATTCAAATGGACTTTAATACAAAATTTAGAACAAAAAATACAACGAGCAAATATAAAAGAATGTAGAGTAGAACTATTAAAAGAAAACAATAATATAAAAAAAGGAAAAACAAGAATACCCTTTCTAATAACAACACACAAACAAAAATTTGTAATAAAATCCTATGATATTTACTCAAAAATTCGCGAAGCAAAAATAATAAAACAAACAGAATCAACTATTGGCCCAAAAATATTATACTTAGGAGAAGACTTCCTAATAGAGGAATACATACACCCGAACTCATATGAAACACTGTGGTCTAAAGTCAATGAACAAATACCAGAAACAATAATTAATGCATTCACAGAAAGCGCAATAGTGCACGCTAAACTAGCAAAATTTAACGTATTCTATAACCACAACCACTGGTTAGATGAATTTCACAAAAATCATGAAAACTACAAAGTAACAGATTTTGGAACTTCAATATTAATAAACGAATTAAAAGACATAGAAAAACAAAAAAAAATAATAGATTCACAACTACACACAACAATAATAGAACAAATAAACAAACTAAACACACAAAAAGAAATAAAACACATACTTAAAATGAACTCAATCTACACAAAAAACGCACTATACGACAAAAAAAACATAATAGATATAACACAAAAGAAAATGATACAAACATTCATACACGAATATCAAAAACAATGACCCCTATTGTAACTACAATTTTTTCAAAAAACCAATAAGAGCAAATCCTTCACGTTTAGTAAGCATAGCCTTACCAACAAATTTCTTCCAGATAGACCTCTGATTTTCTCTCTCATCTTCAGTACAAAAAAAAGTCTTATCAATAATTCTATCAACTTCTCTTAATAAAACATTCTTTTCTTCAAAACTAAGAGCCTTATGTTCTTCTAACAAATTAATTCCCCTTTCAACAGAAAAAATCTCATATAAAGTAACTGCGACAGCATGACTCAAATTAAGAACAGGATAAACAGGAGATGATGGGATATGCAAAGAAAAATCACAAATGGACAATTCACTCTGATACAACCCGTCATCTTCCCTACCAAAAACAAGGCCCAAAGATCCATCATACCCTAAAATTTTCTCCTTCAAATCATTAAGAAGAACAGGACTCCTAAGAACATTATAATCTGATCCAATAATACCTGTAGTGCCAATTAAAGTATCAAACATATTTCTTAGTTCCTCAAAAGAATTCAAAACAATCGCAGAATCTAAAATGTCCTGAGCATGCTTTGCTCTATTCTTAGCTTCAACATCAATTTTGCAACTAGGAGAAACTAAAATAAGACTATTACAACCAAAATTCTTCATAACACGAGCAACAGCACCCACATTACCAGAAAATTTGGAATCAACTAAAATAACTGAAATTTTCACCATAAAAATCAGAAGAACAGTTACATTTAAATAATTATACGAACCAAAAAAACACATGGCAGTAAATACAATAGAAGCAATGGACTTTAAAGGAAAAAGAGTGTTCCTAAGAGCAGGATTTGATGTACCTATAAATAATGAAGGGAGAATACTAGATGACTTTAGAATAAAAGAAACAATACCAACAATAAAACTACTTTTCAAAAAAGGAGCAAAACAAATAATAATTGGAAGTCACCAAGGAAGACCTAAAGGAAATGAAAAACACTTACGAATGGACAATATTGCAAAAGAAATATACAAATTAACAAAAAAAACAACAGAAAAATTAAATGATTGCATAAATTTTAGAGAAGAAGAATTTCCAGAACCAGAAGATGCAAAAATAGTTTTATTAGAAAATCTAAGATTTTACAAAGAAGAAATAGAAAACAACGAAGAATTTGCAAAAGAACTAACAAAATACGCAGATATATATGTAAATGACGCTTTTTCGGTGTGTCATAGAGAACACGCATCAATGTGTGCAATAACAAAATTCATACCTGGATGTGTGGGTTTACTAGTAGAAAAAGAACTCAGAGCTTTTAATCACATATTAAAAGAACCAACAAGACCTTACGTTGCAATAATTGGGGGAGCAAAACTATCAACTAAACTGCCCATAATACAAAATTTAACGCAGAAAGTAGATAAACTGCTTATAGGAGGCGCTATGATATTTACTTTTTACAAAGCAAAAGGTCTAAGCACAGGAAAAAGCCCTGTAGACAAAGAATCCATAGCTATGGCTCAAATGCTCAACAATAACGATAAAATAATGCTGCCAACAGACATAATAATTTCAGACAATCCAGAATCCACAAACTGCATGAATGTAACAATAGATAAATTACCCAGCTACATGTATGGTCTTGACATAGGTGAAAAATCAGTGTTAGAATTCAAAAAAAAGCTCGCAAAAGCAAAAACTGTTGTGTGGAATGGACCGCTAGGGTACTATGAAAATCCTGCATATGCAAGAGCAACGGTAAACATTTTAAAATTCTTAGCACAAAGCCCTGAAATAAAGACAATAATAGGCGGTGGAGACACAACAAATCTTGTTACTAAATTAGGGATAAAGGAAAGGTTCTTTCATGTAAGTACTGGAGGAGGAGCGACATTAAAGCTACTAGAAGGGAAAAAATTAGTAGCAATAAAGACACTTGAAGAAAATAACTAAATAAATTCAAATCCAGAGTATTTTTTTAAGTCTATATAAGAGACATATAATTTAACATCATGTGTCTTGTTGTCTATTTGTTCATTTCTCTTCTTAAAAAATCTCCCCTGTCTTTAATGTTTCTAACAAGAACTTGTTTATCTTGCTTAAAAAACGTCCCAAAACCGAGATTTTCATCAAATTTATTTTGAACAAAAAAGATTTCTTTGTTAGAATTATTTCTAGTGATATTTTCCTTAAATACATCTCTACCGCAAAGAAAAAGAAACTCTGCTGTATCATTAATAAAAATTTTATTATCTGAATTTTTTGATAATAATTCTAAAAGAAAAAGACTTGGCTCAAATCTTTTCTTTATTCTGCCTAAAAAACCAGAAGGAAACATTCGGTCATCAGCGTCTATAAAATATTTTTGGGTGCTTGTTATAAAATAGTAATTATTGTCTTTTAGAATGTACTCAAAATCAACAACAGAGTTAATACTTTTAGCAAAATCGTTAATATTGTTCATTTTAATTCAATAAACTCATCTAATTCTTTTATTAATTTAGAAATTTTTTGTTTGATAAGTTTTGTATTGATGCGTTCAATCTGATTTTCTAGCTCTTCAGCTTTACGTTCTTCTTCTTCAATATCTTTTTGAATAGATTCCACCCAACCTTCTTGTTCTTTAACATTTAGCCTGGAAGGGTTATTGCTTATTCTTTTTTTCAAATTACTAATTTCGTCTTCTAAACTAAGGATTGAATTTCTTAATTTTTCTAAAGAATCTTTTTTTAAAGAATCAATAATTTTTTTCATTTTTATTTCTTTATCTTCTTTTAACTCAAGTTTTGGAAGTGACTTTTGTAAATTATTTAATTCTTCGTACAATTTTAAGGTTGTATCATTTTTCAAAGTTTTGAACGGTTCTTTAAGATATTCAGAAAGAATGTTGTTCGCTTGAAGTTTCGCATATTTTTTTATTGCTGAGTCAACGCTGGATATAATGCTATGGATTTTCTTTTCTTTTTCAATAAGGGAGTTTTTATTTTCTTCTAATAAAATTTTTAATTTTTCAAAATCTCTAAAACTTGCAGAGTCTCTTAAAGAAATAATTTTTTGTTCTATTTTACTTTTTCTTTCAAACAAAGTAAGCTTAGAAGCTTGAATGCTTTCCATCGATTTTCTTAAGTTTTCTAGTTCTCTTTCAGAATCATAAAATTTTCTTAATAAATTTTTAATTTCTTGAACTTTATTCAAACTAGTTTTATCAAGGCGTTCTATAGATGAAGAAATAAGATTATCAAATTCTCCAAGTTTTTTAGTAACTGTTGCAACATCATCTGCGACAAAGTCTCTAACAATAAAAAAATTCTTTTGTGTGTCAGTTGCAAGATTTTCTAATTTCTCTGCTGATTCCTCTAAAAATTTTTTTACATCGTCGTATTTTTCAGGAATTTCTAAATTAGAAAGAAAAGAACGTATTTTGTGAATATAACTATTTCTATTACCTTCAAATATGCTGATTGCTCTTTCAGGAATAACACTGGTATCTTTTACTTTTGCAGATTCAAGAGAATCCAGTAATTCGTTCAATCGAACTTTTTTAGCTTTAAATTCTCTTTTAATTATCGCAATATTCTCAGAGATTTTTTGTGCTTCTACGTATTCGTCTAGCCAATCTAGTAATTCATCTAAATGAATGTGTTTTACAGTTTTTTTTTTGAAGAAATTAAATATTGCCATGATAATATCTAAAAAAGAGAATAATTGTTTATATTAAATAGTTTCGAAAACACAAACACAAATTATCTTCCATATGGTAATAAACTGTTTTTTGAAGAAACATTTTTATATTTATATTTATGATATCTTCTATGGATGTTGTTGTTGATTTGGCTTTAAAAGGTAATGAACTCTCTGATTATTTGCACAGCGAATTTTCTAAGCTTGAATTTATAAAAACACAGGAATATTCTTGGAAAGAAGGATTCCTTTTCATTCACCAAGATGTCTGGAAGATTGAAAATAGAAATAAAAACAAGGGCACTTTGGATGCTTTAACTGAATTTCCTGAGTTTTATGATGTTTTTGTCCGTTCTTCATTTGATTACTTTCTTTTTTCTAACAAAACTAATATTTATCTAAAAGAAGAAAATCTTGCTTTTGACATCTTTGCAGGTATACATGCAGAATCTCCGAACTATGAGTCAGCGGCTTTGTTAAAAGATCAAGTTGTTTCTATTCCTTTAAGTGCTGATAAGATAATTCCTAATAAATTATATGAAAAAAACGATTTTAAATATTGGGATAAACCTATTGCTAAAGAATTGAAATTGGACGATTCTCCAGATTCAACTTTTTGTAAATTTATAAAATTAGATGATGTCGATTCAATTAATATATTGCATAAGTTTGATCCCTCGCTGTATAAATTTTTAGTCGATGCCATTTTCATATACTCTCCTTTTTTTTAACTTGTTTTTCGTCACAACTAATTGACATAGAAAATATTATATAGTTTTTATTTCAATAATTTTTTTTATGAACTATAGTGACTGCTTAGATAGCGTAGTTTTTAGAAATTTTTTTGTTTCCAGACAAGAGGTATTTGTGCTCCCCGAAAATTTTTTATCAATAGATTCTATTGAATTGCCTGATTTTTTAGAAGAACTAGATTCCCGAGGCTTTGTTGTTGATTACGATTCGTCTAACAAACTCATCAAAATATCAGATTCTGATAGGTTTAAACAAAATAAACAAAAAAAATTTTTACTAGCTGAACTTGAAAAAAAAGAAAAATACAATAAATTATCAGATGATGAACTGAATTCTTTGTTAGATATTAGACGTGAAGCACATTTCCCTTTATACCGTCTTGTTGACCTTAAATATGCTTCTTCAGAAAATACACAATCAGTCCACATTTTTTGTCCAAATAGAGATTTTGAAATTGTTTTTAAAAACATCTTTAATTCTCACCACATTTATAATTCTCCTGAAGATGATATAAAAATGGGATTTGAATTAGGTGTTAAAGCCACAGTTTTATATGGTGGGAGCAATAGAGGCGCAGGAATAGGTTTAATTTATTCCGCTTTGAATCTCATCAATGATTTTTTTAAGCCTTTGGAGACTCAATTAGAGGATTCAAAAATTCGAAAATTATATCTTGAACGTATTAACTTAATAAATAATGATCAAAACAAATATATCCCTCCTAGCGATGTTTCTCTTAGAGGACTGCGTAAATCTGCTAGATGTTCTTATTTTTCAAAACAAAAAAAAGAATCAGCGCAGTTTTCAGAATACGAGCTAAAACGTGCAGAAAATTTTTTTAATAAATTACAAAAAGTAATTTAGTTCTTCTGACCCCACCTGTGCTTTATTCTTCGGTATACATAGAATATTACCACTCCAAGACCTCCTAAAAATATCAGACACAAACTTATAATTGTTTTTTGTATTGCAGTCAATTTTTCTGATGTTATTGTATCTAGTATTATTGTTAGTACGAGAAAAAGTGTTATTCCATAAAATGCCATGTTTACAAATACGTGTATGTGCATTATAGGGGTTA harbors:
- a CDS encoding DUF378 domain-containing protein, with the translated sequence MAKKTTLDWIALILLIVGGLNWLLVGLFNFDLVAAIFNSWAPVIGTIVYILVGLSALYTIYFLVKK
- a CDS encoding phosphoglycerate kinase — translated: MAVNTIEAMDFKGKRVFLRAGFDVPINNEGRILDDFRIKETIPTIKLLFKKGAKQIIIGSHQGRPKGNEKHLRMDNIAKEIYKLTKKTTEKLNDCINFREEEFPEPEDAKIVLLENLRFYKEEIENNEEFAKELTKYADIYVNDAFSVCHREHASMCAITKFIPGCVGLLVEKELRAFNHILKEPTRPYVAIIGGAKLSTKLPIIQNLTQKVDKLLIGGAMIFTFYKAKGLSTGKSPVDKESIAMAQMLNNNDKIMLPTDIIISDNPESTNCMNVTIDKLPSYMYGLDIGEKSVLEFKKKLAKAKTVVWNGPLGYYENPAYARATVNILKFLAQSPEIKTIIGGGDTTNLVTKLGIKERFFHVSTGGGATLKLLEGKKLVAIKTLEENN
- a CDS encoding RNA methyltransferase — protein: MVKISVILVDSKFSGNVGAVARVMKNFGCNSLILVSPSCKIDVEAKNRAKHAQDILDSAIVLNSFEELRNMFDTLIGTTGIIGSDYNVLRSPVLLNDLKEKILGYDGSLGLVFGREDDGLYQSELSICDFSLHIPSSPVYPVLNLSHAVAVTLYEIFSVERGINLLEEHKALSFEEKNVLLREVDRIIDKTFFCTEDERENQRSIWKKFVGKAMLTKREGFALIGFLKKL
- a CDS encoding ferritin, which gives rise to MEEKTTKLSEKTQNTHRAIESLREEIEAVDFYNQRADACTDEELKKILIHNADEEKEHFAMLLEWIRRQDSQLEKELKETLFKNGPITGQH
- a CDS encoding protein translocase subunit SecF, with protein sequence MNRREKRQKRFLKKQPKIVDVQTETKKIEKEKDTSNSFYYKHYKKLLIIPFVMLLFGIMIIGINIATTGDFITKGISFTGGTELIITKQGLNAKTIEQKLQQEFPLNDVIVRETTSFGQITGITIESNIIQENQEQVKKFTNKVKELTNPSQGELTENILGAKMGESFFQQLMVGILIALLFMGIVVFLYFRTIIPSAAVILAAISDIIVTIAITDLFGMKIGVAGITALLMLIGYSVDTDILLSSRVLKNKEGTVYKRTIDSMKTGITMTVTTMAAIIVTLIMAHLNSIGELTEIMTIILIGLLVDLINTWLQNASILRWYMERKEKNEQN